Proteins found in one Panicum hallii strain FIL2 chromosome 4, PHallii_v3.1, whole genome shotgun sequence genomic segment:
- the LOC112890730 gene encoding uncharacterized protein At3g28850-like has product MGCKGSKHALRGGCGPPEPRRRSGRLPPRHSVALRSAALGTLSLDRAAAAVAAVAAVGVPFDAAVAGDEGMMKAGNDVDGAGKLLGPSRSFAGWCPATPPPVAAPPKRQKRVVVVAPRTPNKTPVREPPEEINVWELMKGLDDDDDQDEDGDHAHCVERKARSAPGSPVFDPEILDAFRKALDELTPDSPLPDFVKRGGGGEGEGEGVEKREIQMFPGIVRARVSVLQEKINTKTKQAKKASPPPPESAGRVVVYLTSLRGIRQTYEDCWSTSAVLRGYGVRVDERDLSMHAGFKDELRAALGGSDSGGARPPPLPQVFADGRHLGGAEEVRRLHEAGELATALEACDAAPVPKGCAGAQDACGGCGGVRFVPCDACFGSCKVFAEDDDGAGAGAFRRCPECNENGLVRCPVC; this is encoded by the coding sequence atgGGCTGCAAGGGGTCCAAGCACGCGCTGCGCGGGGGCTGCGGGCCGCCGGAGCCGCGGAGGCGCTCGGGCCGCCTGCCGCCGCGGCACTCCGTCGCGCTGCGGTCGGCCGCGCTCGGGACGCTCAGCCTCGaccgcgccgcggcggcggtggcggccgtcGCGGCCGTGGGTGTTCCTTTCGACGCCGCCGTTGCCGGGGATGAGGGGATGATGAAGGCCGGAAACGACGTCGACGGCGCGGGGAAGCTGCTCGGGCCGTCGCGGTCGTTCGCTGGGTGGTgccccgcgacgccgccgcccgtggcGGCGCCCCCGAAGCGGCAGAagagggtggtggtggtggcgccgCGGACGCCCAACAAGACGCCGGTGCGCGAGCCGCCCGAGGAGATCAACGTGTGGGAGCTCATGAAGGggctcgacgacgacgatgatcaAGACGAGGACGGCGACCACGCCCACTGCGTGGAGCGGAAGGCGCGGTCGGCGCCCGGGTCGCCGGTGTTCGATCCGGAAATCCTGGACGCTTTCCGGAAGGCACTCGACGAGCTGACGCCCGACTCGCCTCTCCCTGATTTCGTCaaacgcggcggcggcggcgagggtgagGGTGAGGGCGTCGAGAAGCGCGAGATTCAGATGTTCCCGGGCATCGTGCGCGCGCGGGTCAGCGTGCTCCAGGAGAAGATCAACACCAAGACGAAGCAGGCAAAGAaggcatcgccgccgccgccggagagcGCGGGCCGGGTCGTGGTGTACCTCACCAGCCTCCGCGGGATTCGGCAGACGTACGAGGACTGCTGGTCCACGAGCGCCGTCCTGCGCGGCTATGGCGTGCGCGTCGACGAGCGCGACCTGTCGATGCACGCCGGGTTCAAGGACGAGCTCCGCGCCGCGCTGGGAGGCAGCGACAGCGGaggcgcccggccgccgccgctcccgcagGTGTTCGCGGACGGCCGGCACCTGGGCGGCGCCGAGGAGGTCCGCCGCCTGCACGAGGCCGGGGAGCTGGCGACGGCCCTCGAGGCCTGTGACGCGGCGCCGGTCCCCAAGGGATGCGCCGGCGCGCAGGACGcctgcggcggctgcggcggcgtgcGGTTCGTGCCGTGCGACGCGTGCTTCGGCAGCTGCAAGGTGTTCGcggaggacgacgacggcgccggcgccggcgcgttcAGGCGGTGCCCCGAGTGCAATGAGAACGGGCTGGTGAGATGCCCCGTCTGCTAG
- the LOC112890043 gene encoding transcription factor ILI4, which produces MSSRRSRASVSEEEINELIARLQTLLPSARRRGGSQASTTKLLKETCSYIKSLHREVDDLSDRLSDLMATMDHNSPGAEIIRSLLR; this is translated from the exons ATGTCGAGCAGGAGGTCCCGCGCGTCGGTCTCGGAGGAGGAGATCAACGAGCTCATCGCGAGGCTCCAGACGCTGCTCCCCAGCGCGCGCCGCCGTGGCGGCAGCCAG GCGTCGACGACGAAGCTGCTCAAGGAGACGTGCAGCTACATCAAGAGCCTGCACCGGGAGGTGGACGACCTGAGCGACCGCCTCTCCGACCTCATGGCCACCATGGACCACAACAGCCCCGGCGCCGAGATCATCCGCAGCCTCCTCCGCTAG